The genomic region CTGTTAAAATGCATAAAAAACTCCTTAAAATATTTAAGAAAACTCGTATAAAAACAGCTTTCTCTGATTTATATTTATTTTTATCTAACATTATTAAGCATTGACCACATTTCATCCGCCGTACTTATTCCTTTTGTTGCCATTTGGTATGCTCTTTGTGCAAGGATCATCTCCGTCATCTCTTGTGCAATATCAACATTTGACATTTCAAGATGACCTTGATAAAAATCTGATTGCACTTGAAACATTATAACATTTTCTCCCGAAGGAACAAAGCTATTCTCACCTTTAGATATAAGCGTACCATTTCCAACTGTATCATAAAGATTTATTTTGCAAATCCATTGACCATCAGATGTAGACACTAGTCCGTTCCTATCTATAATCATGTTGCTTGCTGTAAGTCCTGTATTCATTAAATCTACTCCATCAAAATAAGAAACTTCAACTAAGTTTCCATTCTTATCAGTAATTCTCCCGAATGTATCAACATTCATGGCTCCACTTCTCGTATAAAATACTTGTCCGTTTCCATCAGTTATTTTAAAAAGTCCATTGCCATCTATAGCAATATCAGTATTTATTCCTGTTGGTTGAAGTGA from Candidatus Arthromitus sp. SFB-mouse-Japan harbors:
- a CDS encoding flagellar hook-basal body complex protein — translated: MFYILNNSKSGMIAQQQKLDIISNNMVNVNTHGYKKIDSSFASLFHKDLNIKGVPTSDFNSSVGNGVKLTGIGKNKSQGSLQPTGINTDIAIDGNGLFKITDGNGQVFYTRSGAMNVDTFGRITDKNGNLVEVSYFDGVDLMNTGLTASNMIIDRNGLVSTSDGQWICKINLYDTVGNGTLISKGENSFVPSGENVIMFQVQSDFYQGHLEMSNVDIAQEMTEMILAQRAYQMATKGISTADEMWSMLNNVR